Within Alteromonas gilva, the genomic segment CTTCAGGCCCATCGCGAACAGGCTACCTGGTACAGTACAGCTATTGCTGTGTTAACTTCTGTCGCGTTAATTTTATTATTAATCAAAAGTTTTGTGACCTTTCACCGGTCTTTTGCTAACTTCGTATTGTTTTTTTATCGCTGTAAACGACAATATCAGCGTATTGATCCCCGCTCACTGGGGTTTTCAGAATTTCGCTCATTGGCTGCATTAGCCAATGAAATGGTTGAGTCTCGCCGTGAAATTGAGCGACGGCTGGCAAACCTGGAATCAGGTACAGGTCAGGCTAAAGGGGCCATCACCACAGACTAAGAGAGAAGTTAAATGCAATACAATAAACTCGGTAGCAGTGAACTACAGGTATCAGAAGTTTGCCTGGGCACCATGACTTTTGGCATTCAGAACACACAGCAAGAAGCCAGCGAGCAACTCGATTATGCTATCGACAGCGGGATTAATTTTGTTGATACCGCCGAAATGTATCCCATTCCGCCGAACGAACCCACATACGGTGACACAGAAAGGTTTATTGGCAACTGGCTTGCGGCAAACCCGCATAAACGTGACAAATTTGTGTTGATGACCAAAATCGCCGGTGGCGGGCTTAAATACATTCGTGAAGCGAGCAATATTAGCAGTGCTACCATTGCGCTGGCGCTCGATGAGTCACTGAAGCGTTTACAAACTGACTATATTGATGTTTATCAATTACACTGGCCAAACCGGACATCGCCCCATTTTGCCAAGCACTGGCCGTGGCGTACCAATCCGTTGGAGACTGATTTAGCCAAAGAGCGCGATGGTATGCGTGATATTGTGGCCGGAATTGGTGCGGCCATTGACGCCGGTAAGATTCGTCACTGGGGACTGTCTGATGATACGCCCTGGGGTA encodes:
- a CDS encoding aldo/keto reductase, which gives rise to MQYNKLGSSELQVSEVCLGTMTFGIQNTQQEASEQLDYAIDSGINFVDTAEMYPIPPNEPTYGDTERFIGNWLAANPHKRDKFVLMTKIAGGGLKYIREASNISSATIALALDESLKRLQTDYIDVYQLHWPNRTSPHFAKHWPWRTNPLETDLAKERDGMRDIVAGIGAAIDAGKIRHWGLSDDTPWGIHTFLNLCNEMGVPKPVSIQNEFSLLHLKDWPYLIESCVFEDIAYLPWSPLATGLLTGKYADDARPKGSRWTFVQRQGLFRNTAEAHEATARYLEIAARANITPAQLALAWVKQVPGVTSTIIGGTTVDQLKENVSAFELCLGEDTKKQINQVIKHFPAPF